Within the Thermostichus lividus PCC 6715 genome, the region TGGCACCCTTGCCAGTACACCCCAAGTGGCCTACTACACCCGTGCTAAAACTTCTGGCATCAATTGGCGCGGCCCGATGATCCTCTACCGCCAAAAGGGGTCAGGGAATGTTGCCCAAGGGAACCCCCAAGCCCTCATTGATGGCATTGCCGACACCAGCCCCAATTGCAGCAGCAACCTCACGGGAGCCGTTGATAGTGGCACGAGTAAGGGGGGCTTCCGGGTGTTTGTGCAGCACCAGCGCAACGTCAAGCTGTGCATTGCCGGTCTCGTCATGCCAACAAACACCATTTACCAAACAGAAACCCTCGCTGCTGTGCGCTCTGGCTCAGCTACTCCTACTCCCTAGTCCACGGGAATGCGGGGCAAGCGATTCTTAAAGCCGCAGAGAATTTCCCACGGGATGGTGCCAAGGGTTTGCGCCCATGTATCTACCGTCAGGCAATCGTTCCCATCGTCCCCCAAGAGGGTGACAATGTCTCCTTCCTGCAACCCCTCAAGATCGCTGACATCGATCATCAGCTGATCCATCGTGATGGCACCCACTTGGCGAACTCGCCTACCTTGTACGAGTACCTCCAGTCGGTTGGAGAGCAACCGAGGCACACCGTCGGCATAGCCAATGCCAACAACGGCAATTTTCATAGGCTTGGGGGCAATGAACTGATGCCCGTAGCTGATGCCTGCCCCAGCAGGAATCTCTTTAATGAGGGTGATGCGGGCACGAACCTGCATCACGGGCCGCAACGATACGGTTTGGCGTAGATGCGCTGCGGGATAGACCCCGTATAGGCTTAACCCCACCCGCACAAGATCGTAATGGCTAGCGGGGTTCCCTAAGGTGGCTGCCGAGTTGGCTATGTGGCAGCGCACGTTCCCTAAGCCTAGGGTTTTTAGTTCCCTGAGCACCTGCTCAAAGGCTGCTTGCTGTTGCAGCATTAGGGTGGGGTCGGGATCATCGGCACTGGCAAAGTGGGAGTACAGCCCCTGAATCCGCAGGTGGGGCAGCCGTTGCACAAATTGGACAAATCCCACGGCATCTTGCCATGAACAGCCCAGCCGTCCCATGCCGGTATCAATCATTAATTGCACATCCAGCGGTTCCTGTAAATGATCCGCATAGTCTGAGAAAATTAAGGCTTGCTTAGGGGTAGAAAGGGTGGGCTGCAACTGCCACTGCGCCATCATTTGCACCTGTACCGGCAGGTTCACCGATCCCAGCACTAAAATGGG harbors:
- a CDS encoding PulJ/GspJ family protein — its product is MKMHMKLMIKGWHHTRTGFTLTELLVAALIGGIAVTMAGWGMVALLQNNQRVEEQATTRMNLSRALDFISDDIRSAIKVSTTAPSDWTTPSGYNLVMFIEKPADNLEEQEDGTLASTPQVAYYTRAKTSGINWRGPMILYRQKGSGNVAQGNPQALIDGIADTSPNCSSNLTGAVDSGTSKGGFRVFVQHQRNVKLCIAGLVMPTNTIYQTETLAAVRSGSATPTP
- the alr gene encoding alanine racemase; the encoded protein is MLSQERLTSSHECERAWIEIDVAALAANTQQLRQWLDPNTGLLAVVKADAYGHGAVIVAQTVLANGATELGVATIPEGIALRQAGISAPILVLGSVNLPVQVQMMAQWQLQPTLSTPKQALIFSDYADHLQEPLDVQLMIDTGMGRLGCSWQDAVGFVQFVQRLPHLRIQGLYSHFASADDPDPTLMLQQQAAFEQVLRELKTLGLGNVRCHIANSAATLGNPASHYDLVRVGLSLYGVYPAAHLRQTVSLRPVMQVRARITLIKEIPAGAGISYGHQFIAPKPMKIAVVGIGYADGVPRLLSNRLEVLVQGRRVRQVGAITMDQLMIDVSDLEGLQEGDIVTLLGDDGNDCLTVDTWAQTLGTIPWEILCGFKNRLPRIPVD